A window of Hymenobacter aerilatus contains these coding sequences:
- the murA gene encoding UDP-N-acetylglucosamine 1-carboxyvinyltransferase: MASFEVIGGQPLKGEIIPQGAKNEALQILCAVLLTAEPVTISNIPDIRDVNKLIELLRDMGVKVGKIGVDTYVFQADDVHLDYLDTEAFVTQGRALRGSVMILGPMLARFGKCQLPRPGGDKIGRRPLDTHFVGLEKLGGKLTLEGNDFYRISTDGKLKGTYMLLDEASVTGTANLVMAAVLAEGTTTIYNAACEPYLQQLCKMLVRMGAKINGIGSNLLTIEGVESLGGTEHRMLPDMIEIGSFIGLAAMTGSEITIKNCQIAELGLIPDTFRKLGIQLEFRDDDIHIPAQEHYEINTYLDGSILTISDHTWPGLTPDLLSIILVVATQAKGTVLIHQKMFESRLFFVDKLIDMGAQIILCDPHRATVIGLDKRTRLHGISMTSPDIRAGVALLIAALSAEGRSVIDNVEQIDRGYQNIDKRLTALGAQLRRL, from the coding sequence ATGGCATCTTTTGAAGTAATCGGCGGTCAGCCCCTAAAGGGCGAAATCATTCCGCAGGGCGCTAAAAACGAGGCGCTCCAGATTTTGTGCGCCGTGCTGCTCACCGCCGAACCAGTTACCATCAGCAACATTCCCGATATCCGCGACGTGAACAAGCTCATCGAGCTACTGCGCGATATGGGGGTGAAGGTGGGCAAGATTGGCGTCGACACCTACGTATTTCAGGCCGACGACGTGCACCTGGACTACCTCGATACGGAGGCCTTTGTAACCCAGGGTAGGGCGCTGCGTGGCTCCGTGATGATCTTGGGGCCCATGTTGGCCCGCTTCGGCAAGTGCCAACTGCCCCGCCCCGGCGGCGATAAAATTGGCCGTCGTCCGTTGGATACGCACTTCGTAGGCCTCGAAAAGTTGGGCGGTAAGCTCACGCTGGAAGGCAATGACTTCTACCGCATCAGCACCGATGGCAAGCTGAAAGGCACCTATATGTTGCTGGATGAGGCTTCTGTAACGGGCACCGCCAACTTGGTGATGGCAGCCGTACTGGCCGAAGGCACTACCACCATCTACAACGCTGCCTGCGAGCCCTACCTTCAGCAGCTGTGCAAGATGCTGGTGCGTATGGGCGCCAAAATCAATGGTATCGGTTCCAACCTGCTCACCATTGAGGGCGTGGAAAGCCTCGGCGGTACTGAGCACCGTATGCTACCCGACATGATTGAAATCGGTTCGTTTATCGGCTTGGCTGCCATGACGGGTTCCGAAATTACCATCAAAAACTGCCAGATTGCAGAGCTGGGGCTAATTCCGGATACGTTCCGCAAGCTAGGTATTCAGTTAGAGTTTCGGGACGATGATATCCACATTCCGGCGCAGGAGCACTACGAAATCAATACCTACCTCGACGGTAGTATCCTCACCATCTCGGACCACACTTGGCCCGGACTCACGCCCGATTTGCTCAGCATCATCCTGGTAGTGGCTACCCAAGCAAAAGGCACCGTGCTCATTCACCAAAAAATGTTTGAGTCGCGCCTATTCTTTGTAGACAAGCTGATTGACATGGGCGCGCAGATTATCCTCTGCGACCCGCATCGCGCCACCGTAATTGGGCTGGATAAACGCACGCGCCTGCACGGCATCAGCATGACCTCGCCCGATATCCGGGCTGGGGTGGCATTGCTCATTGCGGCGCTATCGGCCGAAGGTCGTAGCGTGATTGATAACGTGGAGCAAATTGACCGCGGTTACCAAAACATCGACAAGCGCCTGACTGCGCTAGGCGCGCAGCTGCGGCGACTGTAA
- a CDS encoding ATP-dependent helicase: MALDYLSLLNPSQGAAVMQTEGPCMIIAGAGSGKTRVLTYRIANLLEKGVDPFHILALTFTNKAAREMRARIEKVVGPEAKNLWMGTFHSIFARILRSEADKIGFPRSFTIYDTQDSKTLVGQILKELELDDKLYKPGMVLGRISAAKNKLISVQQYLNDPVIRADDEAALRPKIGVIYQQYQQRCFKAGAMDFDDLLYQTNVLFKDHPDVLNKYQNIFKYVMVDEYQDTNYSQYLITRKLAAKDRNICVVGDDAQSIYAFRGADIQNILNFEKDYPELQVFKLEQNYRSTKNIVRAANSVIKNNQAQLRKDVFSDNEEGTLIEVLKAASDNEEGKLVAQSIYEDKMNQHLSYDDFAILYRTNAQSRAMEESLRKLNIKYKIVGGLSFYQRKEIKDLVAYLRLTVNPNDEQALRRVINYPKRGIGDTTISKLISAADESNHTLWEVVSNADQFLPTRVANPVVDFGEKIKSYTVVAGKDDAFEAAKFIAKNSGMIEELYADKSIEGLSRYENIQELLNGIKAFVEDPEREEKSLSAFLQDIALVTDADTKDAQSEDEQVTLMTIHSAKGLEFRNVYIVGMEENLFPSQMMITSRADLEEERRLFYVAITRAEKKLTLSYATSRYQWGNLRSCEKSRFLDEIDPQFVDFKFAATPAGPGAGDSPFGHVFERRSNLVPPAPRKTVATKYVAPSDFKPSDTSSLQTGQRVEHPKFGFGTVAKLEKQDGTTKATIKFEEVGEKTLLLSFAKLRVH, from the coding sequence ATGGCCTTAGATTATCTTTCTTTACTAAACCCCTCGCAGGGCGCCGCGGTGATGCAGACCGAAGGCCCGTGCATGATTATCGCCGGTGCCGGTTCCGGCAAAACACGCGTACTCACCTACCGCATTGCCAACCTGCTCGAAAAAGGCGTCGACCCGTTCCACATTCTAGCTCTTACCTTCACTAACAAAGCGGCCCGCGAAATGCGCGCCCGCATTGAGAAGGTGGTAGGCCCCGAAGCCAAAAACCTGTGGATGGGCACCTTCCACAGCATCTTTGCCCGTATTCTGCGCTCCGAGGCTGATAAAATCGGTTTCCCACGCAGCTTTACCATCTACGATACACAGGACTCCAAGACGCTGGTTGGGCAGATTCTGAAGGAGCTGGAGCTGGATGACAAGCTCTACAAGCCGGGTATGGTGCTGGGACGCATTTCGGCTGCCAAAAATAAGTTGATTTCGGTGCAGCAGTACCTTAATGACCCGGTTATTCGGGCCGACGATGAGGCGGCGTTGCGACCCAAAATCGGAGTCATTTACCAGCAGTACCAGCAGCGCTGCTTCAAAGCTGGCGCCATGGACTTTGACGATCTGCTGTATCAGACCAACGTCCTGTTCAAAGACCACCCCGATGTGCTGAACAAGTACCAGAACATCTTCAAGTACGTGATGGTCGACGAGTATCAGGACACCAACTACTCGCAGTACCTCATCACGCGCAAGCTCGCAGCCAAAGACCGTAATATTTGCGTGGTAGGCGACGACGCGCAGAGCATCTATGCCTTCCGGGGCGCTGATATTCAGAACATTCTGAATTTTGAGAAGGACTACCCGGAGCTGCAGGTGTTTAAGCTGGAGCAGAACTACCGCTCTACTAAGAACATTGTGCGGGCGGCTAACTCCGTTATCAAGAACAACCAAGCGCAGCTGCGCAAGGACGTTTTCTCGGACAACGAGGAAGGCACGCTGATTGAGGTGCTCAAGGCCGCGTCCGACAACGAGGAGGGCAAGCTAGTGGCGCAGAGCATCTACGAGGACAAGATGAATCAGCATCTGTCTTACGATGACTTTGCTATCCTGTACCGCACCAACGCCCAGAGCCGCGCCATGGAAGAATCCTTGCGCAAGCTCAACATCAAATACAAGATTGTGGGCGGCCTGAGCTTCTACCAGCGCAAGGAAATCAAGGACCTAGTAGCCTACCTGCGCCTCACAGTGAATCCCAACGACGAGCAGGCCCTGCGCCGGGTAATTAACTACCCCAAGCGCGGCATCGGCGACACCACCATCAGCAAACTGATTTCGGCAGCCGACGAGTCCAACCACACGCTGTGGGAGGTAGTCAGCAACGCCGATCAGTTCCTACCCACCCGCGTGGCCAACCCGGTAGTGGACTTCGGCGAGAAGATCAAGAGCTATACCGTGGTGGCTGGTAAGGACGACGCTTTTGAGGCGGCTAAGTTCATTGCCAAAAACTCGGGTATGATTGAGGAACTGTATGCTGATAAGAGCATCGAGGGCCTGTCGCGCTACGAAAACATTCAGGAATTACTGAACGGCATCAAGGCCTTCGTAGAAGACCCTGAGCGCGAGGAAAAGTCGCTGAGTGCCTTTTTGCAGGATATTGCGCTGGTGACGGATGCCGACACCAAAGACGCGCAGAGCGAGGACGAGCAGGTAACACTGATGACCATTCACTCGGCTAAGGGCCTGGAGTTTCGCAACGTCTACATCGTGGGCATGGAAGAAAACCTGTTCCCGAGCCAGATGATGATAACCTCGCGGGCCGATCTAGAGGAGGAACGCCGCCTATTCTACGTGGCCATCACGCGGGCCGAGAAAAAGCTAACGCTCAGCTATGCTACCTCGCGCTATCAGTGGGGGAACCTGCGCAGCTGCGAGAAAAGCCGTTTCCTCGACGAAATCGACCCGCAGTTCGTCGACTTTAAGTTTGCTGCTACGCCGGCTGGGCCGGGCGCGGGCGACTCGCCGTTTGGGCACGTATTTGAGCGACGCTCTAACCTTGTGCCCCCGGCGCCACGTAAGACCGTAGCCACCAAGTACGTAGCGCCCTCCGATTTCAAGCCTTCTGATACCAGCAGCCTGCAAACCGGCCAGCGCGTAGAGCACCCCAAGTTTGGCTTCGGCACCGTGGCCAAGCTCGAAAAGCAGGATGGCACTACCAAAGCCACTATCAAGTTTGAGGAGGTGGGCGAAAAAACGCTGCTCCTGAGCTTTGCTAAGCTGCGGGTGCACTGA
- a CDS encoding DUF4290 domain-containing protein: protein MTIPVEHNLLVREYGQSTYELVQQLRTIEDRDERTRRAQQLVQLMLRLQPGLREQQDVQQKLWNHLYIMAGEELDVDAPVTMQGTLNQAKPARVPYPTKAPKLKTYGRGVELMIEQASALEDPAEREQATITIGRTMKFLYRSYNKENAKDVTILKHLKELSGGKLTLDPAQVDAQNLFEFTTNGRPVPFIVPQPRSDRNDRNDRRGVNNRRDKQRGRSKKGRQEPQQPPQ from the coding sequence ATGACCATTCCCGTTGAACATAATTTGCTGGTGCGCGAGTACGGCCAGAGCACCTATGAGCTGGTGCAGCAGCTGCGCACCATTGAGGACCGCGACGAGCGCACTCGTCGGGCCCAGCAACTGGTGCAGTTGATGCTGCGCTTGCAACCCGGCCTGCGCGAGCAGCAAGACGTGCAGCAGAAGCTCTGGAACCACCTCTACATCATGGCCGGCGAAGAGCTGGACGTAGACGCGCCCGTAACGATGCAGGGCACGCTCAATCAGGCGAAGCCCGCTCGGGTCCCCTACCCTACCAAGGCGCCCAAGCTCAAGACCTACGGCCGCGGGGTAGAGCTGATGATTGAGCAGGCATCGGCGCTGGAAGATCCGGCCGAGCGCGAGCAGGCGACCATCACCATCGGGCGCACCATGAAGTTTCTGTACCGCTCTTACAACAAGGAAAACGCCAAGGATGTGACCATCCTGAAGCACTTGAAGGAGCTATCGGGCGGTAAGCTCACGCTGGACCCAGCGCAGGTGGATGCGCAAAACCTGTTTGAGTTTACCACCAACGGCCGGCCAGTGCCCTTCATCGTGCCGCAGCCCCGCAGTGACCGCAACGACCGCAACGACCGGCGGGGCGTTAATAATCGCCGTGATAAACAGCGCGGCCGCAGCAAGAAAGGCCGTCAGGAACCTCAGCAACCTCCACAGTAA